The Arachis ipaensis cultivar K30076 chromosome B07, Araip1.1, whole genome shotgun sequence genome includes a window with the following:
- the LOC107608150 gene encoding uncharacterized protein LOC107608150 isoform X1, whose amino-acid sequence MCEVFNAKVVKYTVKPVLTMCEEIRCYLMRRMTKHIRLLEHHRGKLAPVQEKRLQMKIKPSSRWIAEWVGDNERKRFEVTRKKTKVDVDLIKHTCSCNTWQLTGMPCIHAIAAIRKRHDQVEDYVHPWLCMESIHKTYAHCIKPVPSEEFWTTTEQLRPVPPPIKRPIGRPKVHNRNKDPAEAHIQGEKLKRSFQVTCSKCSEKGHNYKTCKGAPSNPNWKLKKKKPKKTVDNSQALVLLPLSQSAPQPEDQNQSQGETLGEPSAGEAAGSAPVPALFMAQPSAPAQTPFRPPSQLPRMDQPDSNAAAHTFRPKQPIVRPPTSANPPPNPTPHTHKTPTSRRPSKETMKAATSATKRILKPQKK is encoded by the exons ATGTGTGAAGTGTTCAATGCAAAGGTAGTAAAATACACAGTAAAACCTGTTTTGACAATGTGTGAGGAGATTAGGTGCTACTTAATGAGAAGGATGACCAAGCACATTAGATTGTTAGAACACCATAGGGGTAAGTTAGCACCAGTTCAAGAGAAAAGGTTGCAGATGAAGATAAAACCAAGTAGTAGGTGGATAGCTGAGTGGGTGGGGGACAATGAAAGAAAAAGGTTTGAGGTAACCAGAAAGAAGACGAAAGTGGACGTGGATCTAATCAAGCACACCTGCTCATGCAACACATGGCAATTGACTG GCATGCCGTGCATACATGCTATTGCTGCTATCAGAAAGAGGCATGACCAGGTTGAGGATTACGTGCATCCATGGTTGTGTATGGAGTCAATTCACAAGACATATGCACATTGCATCAAGCCCGTTCCTAGTGAAGAATTCTGGACCACAACTGAGCAACTGAGGCCTGTCCCGCCACCTATCAAACGGCCTATTGGGCGGCCAAAGGTGCACAACCGCAACAAGGACCCTGCTGAGGCTCATATTCAAGGAGAAAAGCTGAAAAGAAGCTTCCAGGTTACATGTAGCAAGTGCAGCGAGAAAGGGCATAATTATAAAACTTGTAAAGGAGCTCCAAGCAACCCGAACTGGAAACTAAAGAAGAAAAAACCCAAGAAGACAGTTGACAACTCACAAGCTCTGGTGCTGCTTCCCCTTTCACAATCAGCCCCTCAACCAGAG GATCAAAATCAATCACAGGGTGAAACATTGGGTGAACCTAGTGCTGGGGAGGCAGCTGGGTCTGCACCAGTTCCTGCACTATTTATGGCCCAACCTTCAGCTCCAGCACAGACTCCATTCAGACCTCCATCCCAGCTGCCAAGAATGGACCAACCAGACTCCAATGCTGCTGCACATACTTTCAGACCCAAGCAACCAATTGTTCGACCACCAACAAGTGCAAATCCACCACCAAATCCAACACCACACACACACAAAACTCCAACCAGCAGGAGACCCTCGAAGGAGACCATGAAAGCAGCTACCAGTGCCACAAAGAGAATTCTCAAGCCTCAGAAGAAGTGA
- the LOC107608150 gene encoding uncharacterized protein LOC107608150 isoform X2, producing the protein MCEVFNAKVVKYTVKPVLTMCEEIRCYLMRRMTKHIRLLEHHRGKLAPVQEKRLQMKIKPSSRWIAEWVGDNERKRFEVTRKKTKVDVDLIKHTCSCNTWQLTGMPCIHAIAAIRKRHDQVEDYVHPWLCMESIHKTYAHCIKPVPSEEFWTTTEQLRPVPPPIKRPIGRPKVHNRNKDPAEAHIQGEKLKRSFQVTCSKCSEKGHNYKTCKGAPSNPNWKLKKKKPKKTVDNSQALVLLPLSQSAPQPEGETLGEPSAGEAAGSAPVPALFMAQPSAPAQTPFRPPSQLPRMDQPDSNAAAHTFRPKQPIVRPPTSANPPPNPTPHTHKTPTSRRPSKETMKAATSATKRILKPQKK; encoded by the exons ATGTGTGAAGTGTTCAATGCAAAGGTAGTAAAATACACAGTAAAACCTGTTTTGACAATGTGTGAGGAGATTAGGTGCTACTTAATGAGAAGGATGACCAAGCACATTAGATTGTTAGAACACCATAGGGGTAAGTTAGCACCAGTTCAAGAGAAAAGGTTGCAGATGAAGATAAAACCAAGTAGTAGGTGGATAGCTGAGTGGGTGGGGGACAATGAAAGAAAAAGGTTTGAGGTAACCAGAAAGAAGACGAAAGTGGACGTGGATCTAATCAAGCACACCTGCTCATGCAACACATGGCAATTGACTG GCATGCCGTGCATACATGCTATTGCTGCTATCAGAAAGAGGCATGACCAGGTTGAGGATTACGTGCATCCATGGTTGTGTATGGAGTCAATTCACAAGACATATGCACATTGCATCAAGCCCGTTCCTAGTGAAGAATTCTGGACCACAACTGAGCAACTGAGGCCTGTCCCGCCACCTATCAAACGGCCTATTGGGCGGCCAAAGGTGCACAACCGCAACAAGGACCCTGCTGAGGCTCATATTCAAGGAGAAAAGCTGAAAAGAAGCTTCCAGGTTACATGTAGCAAGTGCAGCGAGAAAGGGCATAATTATAAAACTTGTAAAGGAGCTCCAAGCAACCCGAACTGGAAACTAAAGAAGAAAAAACCCAAGAAGACAGTTGACAACTCACAAGCTCTGGTGCTGCTTCCCCTTTCACAATCAGCCCCTCAACCAGAG GGTGAAACATTGGGTGAACCTAGTGCTGGGGAGGCAGCTGGGTCTGCACCAGTTCCTGCACTATTTATGGCCCAACCTTCAGCTCCAGCACAGACTCCATTCAGACCTCCATCCCAGCTGCCAAGAATGGACCAACCAGACTCCAATGCTGCTGCACATACTTTCAGACCCAAGCAACCAATTGTTCGACCACCAACAAGTGCAAATCCACCACCAAATCCAACACCACACACACACAAAACTCCAACCAGCAGGAGACCCTCGAAGGAGACCATGAAAGCAGCTACCAGTGCCACAAAGAGAATTCTCAAGCCTCAGAAGAAGTGA